Genomic segment of Chloroflexota bacterium:
GTGCCGGGGCCCACGCGAGTGAGTCGTTCATTTTCTTCTTTGGTGAGCACGAATCCTTCCTCCAACCCGGTCTCTGGCCGCCGTTGTGCCACATTATGCAATTCCATCGCGGCGACGCGTCAACAGCGACCGGCTTCAGGCTTGGGCCAGGATCTGTTCGATCTGTTGGAGGAGGGCAGGGATGGAGAATGGCTTTTCCATGTATCCACTGGCGCCGATGTCGTCGGCGATCTGCCGCCCCCGGGTGTCGGCCGTGAGCACGATGACCTTCGGCCTGGCCTCCAGCTTGAGCCGCTCCAGCTCGGCGAAGAAGGCCGCGCCGTCCATCTGAGGAAAGCTCACGTCCAGCAGGATCACCTCGGGCGTGTTCTTCTCAACTTGGTCAAGGGCGGCCTGGCCCGTTCCCGCGCCGAACACCACGTAGCCTTCCATCTCGAGTACGGTGCACACGACATCTCGCAGGCTGTCATCGTCCTCGACGACCAGAACCTTTCCTGTCATGTCGCCTGGCCGCGAGCGCTGGCTCGATAGTCAGTCACGAGTCGGGCACTGGTGCGTCAACATGATCTCGCGCCGTTCGCGCGCTGATTGGAGAATCGCGACGCACACTTCGAGGGTCGCCATTCCCCACCGACCGTCGTGGGAGATCGGCTCCCCGCGCGTGATCGCCGCGTGGAGCTCCCGGAGCTCCGCGTTTCCGGATGCCCCTTCGCCGTGCACGGGGAGTTCGTGGTGGCCATCGTCGTCGTAGATTAGCAGCCCGTCCGGTGACTGGCGGATATTGCCGCGCTCGCAGCTCACCACCGTGATCCCAAACCAGTTCCCGGTCGCGATGCGTCGGCCCGATCGGGCACCTTCCGCCTGATCCGTGCCGCTCCGCGTCCGCTCGCGGAGGTCCTCCTTCTGTTGGGCCACGTCGAGGCTCTTGCTCCGCAGCGCGCGACGCACGCGCACGGCCTCCTCTTCCGTATACATCCGATCGCCAATGCCCCAAACCAGATCGGCTGTATTGAAGTAGCCGTAGCCGTTGTAAGAGATGGTCGCGGGTGTGCCATCCTCGAATTCCAGGTACGCGGAGAAATTTTCCGGTGCGGGCCGCTCCGGCATCCAGGCGCCGACCATCGCGCGCACGCTGCGCAGCATCCCGCCGCCGAGGGTCCGAATCGTATCGATAATGTGGGGACCGTGTCGGTAGACGACGCCGCCGCCCCGATTGACGTCCAGCTCCTCCGGCATGCGGGGCTTCAGGAGCCAGTCGGAGTAGAGCCAGTTCGCGACGGCCGTGAGCCGGCCCAGCTCGCCGGACTTTACGACCTGGCGCATTGCCTGGATCGAGGGGTTCAAGCTGTACGTATGGCCGCACAGGAGCTTCACATTCCGTTTCTCCGCGGCCTCGACCATCTCCTCGCACTCCGCGACCGAGAGCGCCATGGGCTTCTCGCAGACGACGTGCTTGCCATGCTCGACGGCCGTCTTGACGTGCTGGCAGTGGAGATTGTTCGGCGTGGCAACCCAGACCACGTCGATCTCGGGGTCTGCGCACAGCGCTTCGACGCTGCTGTATCCCCGCCCCTCATAGCGTTGTTCGAAGGCTTTGACCGCGTCGGGCCGAATGTCGGCGGCGGCCACCAGCTCGGTTTCGCTCATCCGTTCGATGGTCGGAATGATCATCGCGCTGCCAACGCCCAAACCGGCCACCCCGACCTTCAGTGTGCGCGGCTGCCCACCGCTCGCGCGACGCTCTTCCGCGATTCTTGCCACTTCACCACTCCAATCACCGAAGCATTCCCGCCGATCCCGGTCCGTAGGGCCGAGGTCCGTTATGTTACCCGGCGCGGTCGTAGCGTGCCAGGTTGCCTGTGCAAAGTCAAACTGGCCGCCGCCACCGCGCATGATCGGACGCTCACGGTAGTCCCACGCTTGACGGTCGAGTATCATCGCCGACGGTTGCCCATG
This window contains:
- a CDS encoding Gfo/Idh/MocA family oxidoreductase, which encodes MARIAEERRASGGQPRTLKVGVAGLGVGSAMIIPTIERMSETELVAAADIRPDAVKAFEQRYEGRGYSSVEALCADPEIDVVWVATPNNLHCQHVKTAVEHGKHVVCEKPMALSVAECEEMVEAAEKRNVKLLCGHTYSLNPSIQAMRQVVKSGELGRLTAVANWLYSDWLLKPRMPEELDVNRGGGVVYRHGPHIIDTIRTLGGGMLRSVRAMVGAWMPERPAPENFSAYLEFEDGTPATISYNGYGYFNTADLVWGIGDRMYTEEEAVRVRRALRSKSLDVAQQKEDLRERTRSGTDQAEGARSGRRIATGNWFGITVVSCERGNIRQSPDGLLIYDDDGHHELPVHGEGASGNAELRELHAAITRGEPISHDGRWGMATLEVCVAILQSARERREIMLTHQCPTRD
- a CDS encoding response regulator; the protein is MTGKVLVVEDDDSLRDVVCTVLEMEGYVVFGAGTGQAALDQVEKNTPEVILLDVSFPQMDGAAFFAELERLKLEARPKVIVLTADTRGRQIADDIGASGYMEKPFSIPALLQQIEQILAQA